GCCCGCCGCCGAACTCACCATCCGTTCTACACAAGCAACAAAACCGATTGGATTAGCTATTTCGGTTGTTACTTGTATAGTCTGGTGGAATGATCAGTTCCAGTATTACGCCATGGCGGCATCTTTTATATGCAATATACTGTGAACTGAATTTTCTGTTAGTGAAGTTGACAGAACAGAGTACTACAGGGTAGAGGGGTAGAGCATGCAAGTGGTGATTGTTGTGTGGTTTGTGCGTTAGTTATGTGTGAACCGGGCGTCGAGGTAGCGTTGGCTGGTCATCTGCAGCTCATAGGCGCACGAGCACAGCGGTGGCACGCCCACCACCGCCTCCATTGCCCGCAAGGACGCCACCTAGCCGCCGCCGTATTTGGAGAAGAAGCAACAAGCAGTGTGGCCGCTGCCATGGCCGACGCCAGACCTGGTCGATCTCCCACTTCTGTATTCGAGAAAAAAAGATCTCCCTCTTCTCTTGTGATGAGATGGGGAAGAGATGGTGAGATATGAGGTCGATGGCTTTGGGGAGAGGATACGGGTGGACGCCGGCAGTGAGGCAGCGTGAGGAAGACGAGGTGGTTGGCGGTGGCGACGCGTGAGGGGAGGGGAAGGGAGGGGTAGCGGTGCATGGAGGGGAGTGGGTGTGCGGCGTGCCTAGTTCACGAGAGAGGAGAGAGGTCGTCAAGGGAGCGATCCATGGGAGTTTTTTTTCCTTCTGAGCGAGCCTAGTTAGGCTCTCTGCAGCGTCTAGGCCCAATGCACCACATGTCTTCAAATTGGCCACCAGTAGCAGCCCATAGAACAGACAGGGCCAGTTTGCAAATTTTAAAACATAAGTTTTTTAGCGCCCAAGAAAAACAGAACACATATCTTTCCAAACATAATGAACTATAGGTACCACAAAAAAAACCATAATGAATTATAGGTTGTTACAAGAACTCATGCCATCCAGCTGCCTCCCGCCGACCCTGCCAACATTGTTGTAGCTGCACTCGCAAGCGTTACCATAGGTGATCATTTGCATGATTTCGNNNNNNNNNNNNNNNNNNNNNNNNNNNNNNNNNNNNNNNNNNNNNNNNNNNNNNNNNNNNNNNNNNNNNNNNNNNNNNNNNNNNNNNNNNNNNNNNNNNNNNNNNNNNNNNNNNNNNNNNNNNNNNNNNNNNNNNNNNNNNNNNNNNNNNNNNNNNNNNNNNNNNNNNNNNNNNNNNNNNNNNNNNNNNNNNNNNNNNNNNNNNNNNNNNNNNNNNNNNNNNNNNNNNNNNNNNNNNNNNNNNNNNNNNNNNNNNNNNNNNNNNNNNNNNNNNNNNNNNNNNNNNNNNNNNNNNNNNNNNNNNNNNNNNNNNNNNNNNNNNNNNNNNNNNNNNNNNNNNNNNNNNNNNNNNNNNNNNNNNNNNNNNNNNNNNNNNNNNNNNNNNNNNNNNNNNNNNNNNNNNNNNNNNNNNNNNNNNNNNNNNNNNNNNNNNNNNNNNNNNNNNNNNNNNNNNNNNNNNNNNNNNNNNNNNNNNNNNNNNNNNNNNNNNNNNNNNNNNNNNNNNNNNNNNNNNNNNNNNNNNNNNNNNNNNNNNNNNNNNNNNNNNNNNNNNNNNNNNNNNNNNNNNNNNNNNNNNNNNNNNNNNNNNNNNNNNNNNNNNNNNNNNNNNNNNNNNNNNNNNNNNNNNNNNNNNNNNNNNNNNNNNNNNNNNNNNNNNNNNNNNNNNNNNNNNNNNNNNNNNNNNNNNNNNNNNNNNNNNNNNNNNNNNNNNNNNNNNNNNNNNNNNNNNNNNNNNNNNNNNNNNNNNNNNNNNNNNNNNNNNNNNNNNNNNNNNNNNNNNNNNNNNNNNNNNNNNNNNNNNNNNNNNNNNNNNNNNNNNNNNNNNNNNNNNNNNNNNNNNNNNNNNNNNNNNNNNNNNNNNNNNNNNNNNNNNNNNNNNNNNNNNNNNNNNNNNNNNNNNNNNNNNNNNNNNNNNNNNNNNNNNNNNNNNNNNNNNNNNNNNNNNNNNNNNNNNNNNNNNNNNNNNNNNNNNNNNNNNNNNNNNNNNNNNNNNNNNNNNNNNNNNNNNNNNNNNNNNNNNNNNNNNNNNNNNNNNNNNNNNNNNNNNNNNNNNNNNNNNNNNNNNNNNNNNNNNNNNNNNNNNNNNNNNNNNNNNNNNNNNNNNNNNNNNNNNNNNNNNNNNNNNNNNNNNNNNNNNNNNNNNNNNNNNNNNNNNNNNNNNNNNNNNNNNNNNNNNNNNNNNNNNNNNNNNNNNNNNNNNNNNNNNNNNNNNNNNNNNNNNNNNNNNNNNNNNNNNNNNNNNNNNNNNNNNNNNNNNNNNNNNNNNNNNNNNNNNNNNNNNNNNNNNNNNNNNNNNNNNNNNNNNNNNNNNNNNNNNNNNNNNNNNNNNNNNNNNNNNNNNNNNNNNNNNNNNNNNNNNNNNNNNNNNNNNNNNNNNNNNNNNNNNNNNNNNNNNNNNNNNNNNNNNNNNNNNNNNNNNNNNNNNNNNNNNNNNNNNNNNNNNNNNNNNNNNNNNNNNNNNNNNNNNNNNNNNNNNNNNNNNNNNNCCATGCAGGGATGTCGTCTTGCAACAACCCAACATAGCACATGCAAGCTCACAAGTATTGCAACAAAGTTACCAACTGTTGCAACAATTATGTTGTCAGCAACTGTGGCAGACCCCCGAGCAGTCACGGTGCCAAGCCATCCACAATGTCATTCATGCTATTATTttgcatcaacaacaacaacaacaacaacaacaacaacaacaacaacaacaacaacaacaacaacaacaacaacaaccgtcGAGCCAGGTCTCCTACCAGCAGCCTCAGCAACAATATCCATCAggccagggctccttccagccatcTCAGCAAAACCCACAGGCCCAGGGCTTTGTCCAACCTCAGCAACTGCCGCAGTTCGAGGAAATAAGGAACCTAGCGCTACAGACGCTACCAGCAATGTGCAATGTCTACATCCCTTCATATTGCTCGACCACCATTGCGCCATTTGGCATCATGAGTACTAACTGAGAAGAGAAGAACTCTATTACTAGATATATGAAACACCGTTTTCTTAAAACATGGTTTGGTCGTTGTAGCGGTGAAAAATAAAGTGACATGCACTATCATGTAAGAACCCGAACTAGACTATTTCAAACTTGGAAATAAAAGACAAACACAGGTCTTGTCTacatatgattgtttgtttgagttCCATTCATGTACCCGTTCACAAGTTCACCCCTAATTATATATATTAAGCATTAGTTAGATGTTTATGTGCATTAATCTAAGGATAACAAAATGAATCTGAAACTTGAATTTAATTAAAGTATTTTCTTGGACTTTCAAATTGAGCATTGATAGTGAGGACTATCCACATCCTTGGCTTGCCCTTGATCAATTATTTCCAAAGAAGCATTCAATTCATCAGTCACTTACATTGATTTTTGTGGCTTGTACTTCTCCTCAACATGAGTATCTTCATTGCAGCTACTCCAAATCTGCCACATAACTGAAGCATTAATAGTGCTCTTCCTTGCATCAAGGAAATATGGATCGAAGATATCTCTTGACCATGTTTTCGGGTGCAACCTTGGGAGTTTTATGTCAAAATATTCTCAAGAAGAATCCAAGAATAAACTTGCATGCTCACGTGTGAAAAGGGCATATGAAGTAACATTTCCTCACCAAGGCCACACATAGGGCACACACATAACCCCATCACATGCCTTTTTAGTTATGCATATGAAGGTAGGATATTTTTCATTACTCTGCACCAAAATACTCTTAACTTGGATTGTACCCTAAGCTTTCGTTGCCTTTTACATTTTTCTTCCCCATTAGATGAACTAGATAGTCCAGCTACCACACGATACCTTGTGTTCATCTCGGCTCTGTACAACAATTGAACAGAAGAAATGTCATTTCTTTACCATACCCATGACCAAATGTtctctgctactccctccgtcccaaaatactgCCATCCATGTCGACAACAATGAGTCATATAGGACCGCTATGCCTCTGTTGAAGGAGGTGGTGGAGCGATCCGGAGATTATTCTGCCATCCATGTTGAGTAAAACCTCACTGGCCACTTGCTCCAACCGCATACACACCGCCATAAACAACGGTTGGTACTCAGTTCGGTGTAGCATACACCATGTAGGAAGCGAGTGCTTACTCCTAGTTACTGAATtattgttagactatgtatagcttctgtacctatgtacgtatatggtacatattgtaacacaaccattatatataatgagataagccacccctagagggttgtgctggttccccaaaacttattgtcttacatggtatcacgctaggttacgatcgcttccgcttctaaaccctaatacccgcaccgccgccgcagccgccgccgccttcaccgccgccgccgcgccaccgatcgcgccgccgccatgtcgagcgccgccatcaccggttccactgctgcgggcttcctcccggcctctcttgcggctctgctcaacctcccgctcgatgccgtctctgttccggctccgatcgggacaaggagcatcagctccgtcttctccacgccgccggcgccctcgcttgggcatgacctcgtggtccacaccgcggcgccgccgtccgctgcggactccgcaggcgtcgtcccgccgctcctgccgcaagcggatcacactgccccactggcggggttggcggcgtccgccccggccgcgggccttgcggcgtccgcaccggccgcgagctttgcggcgcccgtcctggctgcggtcccgcctcctcccgcatcggcttcggtgcctccggctgcctccatggtgtttgcaccccaggcagcctcctcgatgggattgtcttcgccgctgccgtttcacttcggtcatctcatcaccatcaagctctccgccgacaactacatcttctggcgtgcgcaggttctcccgctcttggggagtcactacctgctaggctacgtcgacggatcgcttccctgcccacccgcgctggtagacagcgtgcacggtccggtctacaatccggcccatcgcgtctggacggggcaggaccaggcgaacctctcctccatccaggggtcgctctcgccggcagttgccggccttgttgtcttcgcgaagacgtctcatgaggcctggaccatccttgagcgcacctttgcagcgcagtcccaggctcgtgtctctgcactccgtcgtcagcttggagagtgtcagaagcttgactccactgccactgagttctacaacaaggtcaagggcctcgccgacacattggcctccattggacagcccctcaccgactccgagttcaactcatttattgtcaatggtcttgatgaggagtatgatgccttagtcgagatcatcaacgagcggggcaactcgacacccatgctggcacacgaggttttctctcgg
Above is a window of Triticum aestivum cultivar Chinese Spring chromosome 6B, IWGSC CS RefSeq v2.1, whole genome shotgun sequence DNA encoding:
- the LOC123138766 gene encoding alpha/beta-gliadin clone PW8142-like — encoded protein: CRDVVLQQPNIAHASSQVLQQSYQLLQQLCCQQLWQTPEQSRCQAIHNVIHAIILHQQQQQQQQQQQQQQQQQQQQQQQPSSQVSYQQPQQQYPSGQGSFQPSQQNPQAQGFVQPQQLPQFEEIRNLALQTLPAMCNVYIPSYCSTTIAPFGIMSTN